A portion of the Micromonospora vinacea genome contains these proteins:
- a CDS encoding molybdopterin oxidoreductase family protein → MIDTHCPYCAMQCGISLTIGDGPPLLAPNDFPVNRGGLCAKGWTAADLLDHSDRLLSPLVRKDPADRTSPLRPASWDEALDRIVDAIRTSQHRYGPDSVGAFGGGGLTNEKAYALGKFVRVALRSASIDYNGRFCMSSAATASNRSLGIDRGLPFPLADIAQAQAVLLVGANPADALPPSMQYFDAGRAAGARHVVVDPRRTTTVGGAHLHLQPLPGTDLALANGLLHVAIREGLVDETYVRDRTSGFDAVRATVAAYWPDRVERMTGVPERDLRETVRLLATATSAMVLTARGAEQHSNGTDTAQAYLNLALALGLPGRPFSGYGTVTGQGNGQGGREHGQKADQLPGYRRLDDPAARAHVAAVWGIDPDELPRPGRSAWEMLDRLGTDDGVRVLLVFASNIAVSAPHTNRVMDRLQALDLLVVSDIFLSETAAVADVVLPTAQWAEEEGTMTNLEGRVIRRKRALSPPPQVRTDLRMLADLAGRLGRGRYFDDDPRRVFDELRRASAGGTADYAGITYERIEAEQGVFWPCPSEDHPGTPRLFTDQFPTADGRAKFFRVEHRDPAELPDADYPYVLTTGRNMQHYQSGNQTRRVAALTMALPDARAELHPDLALRHGIADNDVVELRSRRGRALFRARLTNGIRRDTIFAPFHWAGSSAVNALTDPALDRHSRMPAFKSCAVSIARAGGPDDTDLLTTRPPNPAPQ, encoded by the coding sequence ATGATCGATACGCACTGCCCCTACTGCGCCATGCAGTGCGGGATATCCCTGACGATCGGCGACGGGCCGCCTCTGCTGGCGCCCAACGACTTCCCGGTCAACAGGGGCGGTCTGTGCGCCAAGGGATGGACTGCTGCCGACCTTCTCGACCACAGTGACCGGCTGCTGAGCCCGCTCGTCCGTAAGGATCCCGCCGACCGCACCAGCCCGTTGCGACCGGCAAGCTGGGACGAGGCCCTCGACCGTATCGTCGACGCCATCCGTACCAGCCAACACCGGTACGGCCCCGACAGCGTCGGGGCCTTCGGTGGCGGCGGGCTGACCAACGAAAAGGCGTACGCGCTGGGCAAGTTCGTCCGGGTGGCGCTGCGGTCGGCGTCGATCGACTACAACGGCCGGTTCTGCATGTCGTCCGCGGCGACCGCTTCGAACCGCTCCCTCGGGATCGACCGTGGCCTGCCGTTCCCCCTGGCCGACATCGCCCAGGCGCAGGCCGTGCTGCTGGTGGGCGCAAATCCGGCTGACGCGCTGCCGCCGTCCATGCAGTACTTCGACGCCGGACGGGCCGCCGGCGCGCGGCACGTCGTCGTCGACCCCCGCCGTACGACCACCGTGGGGGGAGCTCATCTCCACCTGCAGCCACTGCCGGGCACGGACCTCGCACTGGCGAACGGGCTGCTGCACGTCGCGATCCGCGAGGGCCTGGTCGACGAGACGTACGTGCGCGACCGTACGAGTGGCTTCGATGCGGTCCGGGCCACCGTCGCGGCGTACTGGCCGGACCGGGTGGAGCGGATGACCGGCGTACCGGAACGGGACCTGCGGGAGACGGTACGGCTGCTGGCGACCGCGACGTCGGCGATGGTGCTCACCGCTCGCGGCGCCGAGCAGCACAGCAACGGCACGGACACCGCGCAGGCGTACCTCAATCTGGCCCTCGCCCTGGGCCTACCCGGACGGCCCTTCTCCGGCTACGGCACGGTCACCGGGCAGGGCAACGGGCAGGGTGGCCGCGAGCATGGACAGAAAGCCGATCAACTGCCCGGCTACCGGCGCCTGGACGACCCCGCGGCGCGCGCACACGTCGCGGCCGTCTGGGGCATCGACCCGGACGAGCTGCCCCGGCCCGGCCGGTCGGCTTGGGAGATGCTCGACCGGCTCGGGACCGACGACGGAGTACGCGTGCTGCTCGTGTTCGCCAGCAACATCGCCGTGTCGGCCCCGCACACCAACCGGGTGATGGACCGGCTGCAGGCCCTGGACTTGCTGGTCGTCTCCGACATCTTCCTCTCCGAGACCGCAGCCGTGGCCGACGTGGTGCTGCCCACGGCTCAGTGGGCGGAGGAGGAGGGCACGATGACGAACCTGGAGGGGCGCGTCATCCGCCGTAAGCGGGCCCTGTCGCCGCCGCCGCAGGTCCGCACCGACCTGCGGATGCTCGCCGACCTCGCCGGTCGGCTCGGGCGCGGCCGCTACTTCGACGACGATCCGCGCCGCGTCTTCGACGAGTTGCGCCGGGCCAGCGCCGGCGGGACGGCCGACTACGCCGGAATCACGTACGAGCGCATCGAGGCGGAGCAGGGAGTCTTCTGGCCGTGCCCGAGCGAGGACCATCCCGGTACGCCGCGGCTGTTCACCGACCAGTTCCCGACCGCCGATGGGCGGGCGAAGTTCTTCCGGGTGGAGCACCGCGATCCGGCGGAACTGCCCGACGCCGACTATCCGTATGTGCTGACCACCGGCCGCAACATGCAGCATTACCAGAGCGGCAACCAGACCCGCAGGGTCGCCGCCCTGACCATGGCGCTGCCGGATGCCCGGGCGGAGCTGCATCCGGACCTCGCCCTCCGGCACGGCATCGCCGACAACGACGTGGTGGAACTGCGCAGCCGACGCGGGCGGGCTCTCTTTCGGGCGCGCCTGACCAACGGCATCCGCCGCGACACCATTTTCGCACCGTTCCACTGGGCCGGCAGCTCCGCGGTGAACGCGCTGACCGACCCGGCGCTGGACCGCCATTCGCGGATGCCGGCCTTCAAGTCCTGCGCGGTGTCGATCGCGCGCGCGGGCGGCCCGGACGACACGGACCTGTTGACCACCCGACCGCCCAATCCAGCACCTCAATGA